Proteins from a single region of Streptomyces spinoverrucosus:
- a CDS encoding TIGR03089 family protein, with product MNATDRTAADLLRSALAADPARPLVTFYDDATGERVELSVATFANWVAKTANLIQDGLSAEPGDRVALLLPAHWQTAVWLLACSSVGVLADMDGDPARADFVVAGPGRFEDGLACRGERYALSLAPLGRRFPSPPEGYADYAVDVPSHGDRFAPYAPVDPEAPALIVAGAEYTGAEVVERAAADAPGLDLTGPGSRLLSALPYDTWEGLSAGLYAPLAIGGSVVLCRNLDRLDGESLAKRIEAERVTATAR from the coding sequence GTGAACGCCACCGATCGCACCGCTGCCGACCTGCTGCGTTCCGCGCTCGCCGCGGACCCCGCGCGCCCCCTGGTCACCTTCTACGACGACGCCACCGGAGAACGGGTCGAACTGTCCGTGGCCACCTTCGCCAATTGGGTGGCCAAGACGGCGAACTTGATCCAGGACGGGCTGTCGGCCGAACCCGGCGACCGGGTGGCGCTGTTGCTGCCCGCGCACTGGCAGACGGCGGTGTGGCTGCTGGCATGTTCGTCGGTGGGCGTGCTCGCCGACATGGACGGCGATCCGGCGCGGGCGGACTTCGTGGTGGCCGGGCCCGGTCGGTTCGAGGACGGGCTCGCCTGCCGCGGCGAGCGGTACGCGCTGTCGCTGGCCCCGCTGGGGCGGCGCTTCCCCTCACCGCCGGAGGGCTACGCCGACTACGCGGTGGACGTGCCCAGTCACGGCGACCGGTTCGCGCCGTACGCGCCGGTGGACCCGGAGGCGCCGGCGTTGATCGTGGCCGGGGCGGAGTACACCGGGGCCGAGGTCGTGGAGCGGGCGGCGGCCGACGCGCCCGGGCTGGATCTGACGGGGCCCGGTTCGCGGCTCCTGTCCGCACTGCCGTACGACACCTGGGAGGGCCTCAGCGCCGGGCTGTACGCGCCGCTCGCCATCGGGGGGTCCGTGGTGCTGTGCCGGAACCTGGACCGACTGGACGGAGAGTCCCTGGCCAAGCGCATCGAGGCCGAGCGCGTCACGGCAACGGCCCGGTAG
- a CDS encoding peptidoglycan recognition protein family protein encodes MRGFLASSIGVTCAAALALPLTLPTTMANALPAPSAGAGAGAGAKAAADRSDRSDRSDVPGSTQSLPLVPLAGDRASGAQGLSPRDVRPFSLLGVVWDDPDTELHGRVQVRTRAAGTGAWSGWQDLETHNADHGPDPGTPESSSGRLRGATAPLWVGDSDGVEVRVQPESSARTAAPLPSGLRLELVDPGPAATGATAARRTDDDPPLTGPLSAETAAASEANVLLAPLGATEIPALGRADTEDELFVLRAADMTAEQMAQPYIGPRPRITTRHGWGADESLREKGFLYTKQVKAAFVHHTATGNNYTCAQAPSVIRGIYRYHVVSNGWRDIGYNFLVDKCGNIYEGRAGGAAKAVMGAHTLGFNNDSMGIAALGTFNTASPPATTVKAIGQLAAWKLGLFGGDPGGKTYLKSGGGNLYKKGTNVRLNVISGHKDGFLTDCPGRLLYGKLGSVRSDASRLQGRP; translated from the coding sequence ATGCGTGGATTCCTTGCTTCCTCCATCGGCGTGACCTGTGCGGCCGCCCTCGCCCTACCGCTGACCCTGCCCACGACCATGGCGAACGCGTTACCGGCACCGAGTGCGGGAGCGGGGGCCGGAGCGGGGGCGAAGGCCGCCGCCGACCGTTCCGACCGTTCCGACCGGTCCGATGTCCCCGGCAGCACCCAGTCGCTCCCGCTGGTCCCGCTGGCCGGTGACCGCGCGTCGGGCGCGCAGGGGCTGTCCCCTCGGGACGTACGGCCGTTCTCGCTCCTCGGCGTCGTCTGGGACGACCCCGACACCGAACTCCACGGCCGCGTCCAGGTCCGTACCCGCGCGGCCGGCACCGGCGCCTGGTCCGGCTGGCAGGACCTGGAGACCCACAACGCCGACCACGGCCCCGACCCGGGCACACCCGAAAGCTCCTCCGGCCGCCTCCGTGGCGCCACGGCGCCGTTGTGGGTGGGGGACTCGGACGGCGTGGAGGTGCGGGTCCAGCCCGAGAGCTCCGCGCGTACGGCCGCGCCGCTTCCCTCCGGCCTCCGCCTCGAACTCGTGGACCCCGGCCCGGCGGCCACCGGCGCAACCGCCGCCCGCCGTACCGACGACGACCCCCCGCTCACCGGCCCGCTCAGTGCCGAAACGGCCGCCGCCTCGGAGGCCAACGTCCTGCTCGCGCCACTCGGTGCCACGGAGATCCCGGCGTTGGGCCGGGCGGACACCGAGGACGAGCTGTTCGTGCTGCGCGCCGCCGACATGACGGCGGAGCAGATGGCCCAGCCGTACATCGGCCCGCGACCGCGCATCACCACGCGGCACGGGTGGGGTGCGGACGAGAGTCTGCGGGAGAAGGGTTTCCTCTACACGAAGCAGGTCAAGGCGGCCTTCGTGCACCACACGGCGACCGGGAACAACTACACCTGCGCGCAGGCCCCGTCCGTCATTCGCGGTATCTACCGCTACCACGTCGTGAGCAACGGCTGGCGGGACATCGGCTACAACTTCCTCGTAGACAAGTGCGGAAACATCTACGAGGGGCGTGCGGGGGGCGCGGCGAAGGCGGTCATGGGGGCGCACACGCTCGGTTTCAACAACGACAGCATGGGGATCGCCGCTCTCGGCACGTTCAACACCGCCTCACCGCCTGCGACGACGGTGAAGGCCATCGGGCAGTTGGCGGCCTGGAAGCTGGGTCTCTTCGGAGGCGATCCGGGGGGCAAGACATATCTGAAGTCCGGAGGAGGCAACCTCTATAAAAAGGGTACGAATGTGCGACTCAATGTGATCTCCGGTCACAAGGACGGTTTCCTGACGGACTGCCCAGGACGGCTTCTGTACGGCAAGCTCGGATCCGTCCGGTCGGATGCGTCACGTCTCCAGGGGCGGCCCTGA